A genomic segment from Actinoplanes sichuanensis encodes:
- a CDS encoding PadR family transcriptional regulator, whose amino-acid sequence MGGSATDPGWLRATLEMAVLATLTEGDRHGYALAQRLGDQGLGTIRGGVLYPVLTRLEAEAAVSSTWQAGAGGPGRKVYAITDDGRRRLDGQWQAWQRFTATLDEFLRQTMEQP is encoded by the coding sequence ATGGGGGGATCAGCGACGGACCCCGGCTGGTTGCGCGCCACTCTCGAGATGGCCGTCCTGGCCACCCTGACCGAGGGCGACCGGCACGGATACGCCCTGGCCCAGCGCCTCGGCGACCAGGGGCTCGGCACGATCCGGGGCGGTGTGCTCTACCCGGTGCTGACCCGGCTGGAAGCCGAGGCCGCGGTCAGCTCGACATGGCAGGCCGGCGCGGGCGGACCGGGCCGGAAGGTCTACGCGATCACCGACGACGGTCGGCGGCGGCTGGACGGCCAGTGGCAGGCCTGGCAGAGATTCACGGCCACCCTTGACGAGTTCCTGCGGCAGACGATGGAGCAACCATGA
- a CDS encoding DUF397 domain-containing protein, whose protein sequence is MSSVNVDWRASSFCDHINCVEVAVIGGAIAVRNSKDRSGTVQMYSPEEWTAFLDGITNGDFDFSS, encoded by the coding sequence GTGTCCTCAGTCAACGTCGACTGGCGCGCCTCATCGTTCTGTGACCACATCAACTGCGTCGAGGTGGCTGTGATCGGCGGGGCGATCGCGGTCCGGAACTCGAAGGACCGCAGCGGTACCGTTCAGATGTACTCACCTGAGGAGTGGACCGCGTTCCTGGACGGCATCACGAACGGCGACTTCGACTTCTCGTCGTAG
- a CDS encoding translocation/assembly module TamB domain-containing protein, producing MDGSGWVPLRPDDDFVPQLLAASRARRGLDCAGAEIDAAEVRAALLASDDADPFGLRLGDARITGRLDLRTCTVPVPVHFESCDFTERVNMQGAHLHELVIVSDTAASRAHVLPGLVASGTRIDKNLILSGMVINGDVATRASSGRPACLWLTDADIGGSLVAVGTQLLPPTGRAVHADRIRVAGNIRLGEGFRATGELRMPAMHLGGSFGVMGADLIPNDGRALDLTEATINGSVFLMNSPGIGRRCRVGGRIEMSHATIRGALLIRNADLTAPPAGGGEDFYNVESDTERTFLLAPRLTVHGTFRVEGDTVIRGGIVLHGAQLDGGVKLAGALWNPDDSALDLTQAALSGFDAGGVSIEGTIRLGSARINGLLRLENTTFTKPRRQRCVSAVNLTVTGDVQLRGLSAVGGSLAFRGASITGVLNAENAFVSNPGGPTVSLHMAQVTGNVRLCRGFRSIGRVVLTRAVIGGRLRADGATLTWKDGETPSLRGTAIDANSAVVRGGVNLGWRIVAGAVNFAGASTSYLADRPDQDWPADSYVGGFAYERFEAVEWPGEAVWDPDVRIAWLARMTRYDPRAWEHLAAVLRTAGDVDGAESVLVAQRRRARALRTGRRRFFDVLQDVTVRYGFRPQRALYLLVALIAAVTAGLSLPGVQAQMRATDQNALVFTTSGAQPLPDEHLPPGACGNGKVRCLSPFFYAVDTVVPLIDLHQRSTWYPVAERDGVLLEWLLNLCTILGWIASTVFAVSFTRLGRAS from the coding sequence ATGGACGGGTCCGGATGGGTGCCACTACGACCGGACGACGACTTCGTCCCCCAACTGCTCGCCGCGTCCCGAGCCCGTCGCGGCCTGGACTGCGCGGGCGCCGAGATCGACGCCGCCGAGGTACGGGCGGCCCTTCTCGCCTCTGACGATGCCGACCCGTTCGGGCTGCGGCTGGGCGACGCGCGAATCACCGGCCGGCTCGACCTGCGGACGTGCACCGTGCCCGTTCCGGTGCATTTCGAGTCGTGCGACTTCACCGAGCGGGTCAACATGCAGGGCGCCCACCTGCACGAACTGGTGATCGTCAGCGATACCGCGGCGAGCCGGGCCCACGTACTCCCTGGTCTTGTCGCTTCCGGGACCCGGATCGACAAGAACCTGATCCTGTCCGGCATGGTGATCAACGGCGACGTCGCGACCAGGGCGAGCAGCGGCCGGCCGGCGTGTCTCTGGCTGACCGACGCCGACATCGGCGGCAGCCTCGTCGCCGTCGGCACGCAGCTGCTGCCACCGACCGGCCGGGCCGTGCACGCCGACCGGATCCGGGTGGCCGGCAACATCAGGCTGGGCGAAGGCTTTAGGGCCACAGGTGAGCTGCGGATGCCGGCGATGCATCTGGGTGGCTCGTTCGGCGTGATGGGCGCCGACCTGATCCCGAACGACGGGCGCGCGCTGGACCTGACCGAGGCCACCATCAACGGCAGCGTGTTCCTGATGAACTCGCCGGGCATCGGCCGGCGCTGCCGGGTCGGCGGCCGGATCGAGATGAGCCACGCCACGATCCGCGGTGCGCTGCTGATCCGCAACGCCGACTTGACCGCCCCGCCGGCCGGTGGCGGTGAGGATTTCTACAACGTCGAATCCGACACCGAACGGACGTTTCTACTGGCCCCGAGGCTGACCGTGCACGGCACGTTCCGGGTCGAGGGCGACACCGTGATCCGCGGCGGGATCGTCCTGCACGGAGCTCAGCTCGACGGTGGGGTGAAACTGGCCGGGGCGCTCTGGAACCCCGATGATTCCGCCCTCGACCTGACCCAGGCCGCGCTGAGCGGCTTCGATGCCGGCGGCGTCTCGATCGAGGGCACGATTCGGCTCGGCAGCGCACGGATCAACGGCCTGCTCCGGCTGGAGAACACGACGTTCACCAAACCCCGCCGCCAGCGGTGCGTGTCCGCGGTCAATCTCACCGTCACCGGCGACGTGCAGCTACGCGGCCTGTCCGCCGTCGGTGGTTCGCTGGCGTTCCGGGGCGCCTCGATCACCGGGGTCCTCAACGCCGAGAACGCGTTCGTCAGCAACCCGGGTGGGCCGACGGTGAGCCTGCACATGGCCCAGGTGACCGGCAACGTCAGGTTGTGCCGCGGGTTCCGGTCGATCGGGCGGGTGGTGCTGACCAGGGCCGTGATCGGTGGTCGGCTGCGGGCCGACGGGGCGACGCTGACCTGGAAGGACGGCGAGACGCCGAGCCTGCGCGGGACGGCGATCGACGCCAACTCGGCGGTCGTCCGGGGCGGGGTGAACCTGGGCTGGCGGATCGTCGCCGGTGCGGTCAACTTCGCCGGGGCGAGCACGTCGTATCTGGCCGACCGGCCCGACCAGGACTGGCCGGCCGACTCCTACGTCGGCGGATTCGCCTATGAGCGGTTCGAGGCGGTCGAGTGGCCGGGCGAGGCGGTGTGGGATCCCGATGTCCGGATCGCCTGGCTGGCCCGGATGACCCGGTACGACCCGCGGGCCTGGGAACATCTGGCGGCGGTGCTGCGGACCGCCGGTGACGTCGACGGCGCGGAGTCGGTGCTGGTGGCGCAGCGCCGGCGGGCCCGGGCGCTGCGGACCGGGCGGCGGCGGTTCTTCGACGTGCTGCAGGACGTCACCGTGCGGTACGGGTTCCGGCCGCAGCGGGCGCTGTATCTGCTGGTGGCGCTGATCGCGGCGGTCACCGCCGGGCTGAGTCTGCCCGGGGTGCAGGCGCAGATGCGGGCGACCGATCAGAACGCGCTGGTGTTCACCACGTCCGGGGCACAGCCGCTGCCGGACGAGCATCTGCCACCGGGTGCGTGCGGCAACGGCAAGGTCCGCTGCCTGAGCCCGTTCTTCTACGCGGTGGACACGGTGGTTCCGCTGATCGACCTGCATCAGCGGTCGACGTGGTATCCGGTGGCGGAGCGGGACGGCGTACTGCTGGAGTGGTTGTTGAATCTCTGCACGATCCTCGGTTGGATCGCCTCGACCGTTTTCGCGGTGTCCTTCACCCGGCTCGGCCGAGCGAGCTGA
- a CDS encoding tellurite resistance TerB family protein, with product MTASFERWELMTRTALGDRGIGYREATPLIQQARSDYEQSGADPWQALGSPDDFAADVAAAQPAVQARLDTQGKTPRDHLSDGLFVLAFVGVPASLLAMWVNGGLTIPLTVAGVVGTVLVGLSLFVCIAAPSALRASGHPRLAPWGFVGAGLLVIAAGVAFTRLPTDRIGETSALGTLVVSLGLGWLLTRPGRPAEPSTGSDPADPEAWFARLQALLVGRFDLPADRAAVLVEEARAHVTEAGSSPGAEFPSLEQFAQDLAAGEPRRQVPWWRTRAASTAGRIALLVLMAVLIVSAVLDGDWWIAVTGAALPAWVGVDFGRRADS from the coding sequence ATGACGGCCAGTTTTGAGCGGTGGGAACTGATGACCCGAACCGCCCTCGGCGACCGCGGCATCGGCTACCGGGAGGCGACGCCCCTGATCCAGCAGGCACGCTCCGACTATGAGCAGAGCGGCGCTGACCCCTGGCAGGCGCTGGGCTCCCCCGACGACTTCGCGGCGGACGTCGCGGCCGCCCAGCCGGCCGTTCAGGCCCGGCTGGACACCCAGGGCAAGACGCCTCGTGATCACCTGAGCGACGGGCTGTTCGTACTGGCGTTCGTCGGCGTGCCGGCGTCCCTGCTCGCGATGTGGGTCAACGGCGGGCTCACGATTCCGCTGACCGTCGCGGGCGTCGTCGGTACCGTCCTGGTCGGCCTGAGCCTGTTCGTCTGCATCGCGGCACCCAGTGCGCTGCGGGCCTCCGGGCATCCCCGCCTGGCGCCGTGGGGTTTCGTCGGCGCGGGCCTGCTCGTGATCGCCGCGGGTGTGGCGTTCACCCGGCTGCCCACCGACCGCATCGGCGAGACGTCCGCATTGGGCACGCTGGTGGTCTCCCTCGGCCTCGGTTGGCTGCTGACCCGGCCCGGCAGACCCGCCGAGCCGTCCACCGGGTCCGACCCGGCCGACCCGGAGGCCTGGTTCGCGCGGCTCCAGGCCCTGCTGGTCGGCCGATTCGACCTTCCGGCCGACCGGGCGGCCGTCCTGGTCGAGGAGGCCCGCGCCCACGTGACGGAGGCCGGCTCCAGCCCGGGTGCGGAGTTCCCGTCGCTGGAGCAGTTCGCGCAGGACCTGGCGGCGGGTGAGCCCCGGCGGCAGGTGCCGTGGTGGCGGACTCGGGCGGCGAGCACGGCGGGTCGGATCGCCCTGCTGGTCCTGATGGCCGTCCTGATCGTGTCGGCCGTGCTCGACGGCGACTGGTGGATCGCGGTCACCGGTGCGGCTCTGCCGGCATGGGTGGGAGTGGATTTCGGACGCAGAGCCGACAGCTGA
- a CDS encoding cellulase family glycosylhydrolase, whose amino-acid sequence MSRTRKVLTAAAVALAAVGGSVAVALQASAAAGCRVDYTVTSQWQGGFGADVKITNLGDPISSWTLAWSFASGQTVGQLWNGSYTQSGTAVTVRNVSYNGSIATNGSTSFGFNGAFTSTNPVPAAFTLNGTACTGGVTTPSSSPATSPSSSPSSSPSTSTGPITGSAAQLVADMGKGWNLGNQLEANVNGVPSETAWGNPVITGALIDRVKAAGFKTIRIPVSYLGKIGAAPNYTVDAAWLNRIQEVVNLAHDRGLYVLINMHGDGYKSVGGAWLICDAADQTTIKAKYQKVWQQVASKFASYSGRLIFESMNENFDGQYGNPTQPCYSNINAYNQIFVDTVRQTGGSNSSRWLLVPGWNTNIDHTVGSGFVLPTDQYRSSSIPAADKRIMISVHYYDPWDFTGTESGAITQWGPNATDASKKSTWGQQDFMDAQLKKMYDKFVVNGYPVFVGEYGSIDKTSADSTNNRYRADYARTMVATAKKYGAATAYWDNGYNGQYGFGLFDRSSATVTQQSIIDAIMSS is encoded by the coding sequence ATGTCTCGAACACGGAAAGTGCTGACCGCGGCCGCGGTAGCCCTGGCCGCCGTCGGCGGTTCGGTAGCGGTCGCGCTGCAGGCCAGCGCCGCCGCCGGCTGTCGGGTCGACTACACGGTCACCAGTCAGTGGCAGGGCGGCTTCGGCGCCGACGTGAAGATCACCAACCTCGGTGACCCGATCAGCTCGTGGACGCTGGCCTGGTCGTTCGCCTCCGGGCAGACCGTCGGCCAGTTGTGGAACGGCTCGTACACCCAGTCCGGGACGGCCGTCACGGTCCGCAACGTCTCCTACAACGGGTCGATCGCCACCAACGGCAGCACGTCGTTCGGTTTCAACGGCGCGTTCACCTCGACCAACCCGGTGCCGGCCGCGTTCACCCTCAACGGCACCGCCTGCACCGGCGGCGTGACCACTCCGAGCAGCTCGCCGGCGACCTCGCCGAGCAGCTCCCCCAGCAGTTCACCGAGCACGAGCACCGGTCCGATCACCGGCAGCGCGGCGCAGCTCGTCGCCGACATGGGCAAGGGCTGGAACCTCGGCAACCAGCTGGAGGCCAACGTCAACGGCGTGCCGAGCGAGACGGCCTGGGGCAACCCGGTGATCACCGGGGCGCTGATCGACCGGGTGAAGGCGGCCGGGTTCAAGACGATCCGGATCCCGGTGTCCTACCTGGGCAAGATCGGTGCCGCGCCGAACTACACGGTCGACGCCGCCTGGCTGAACCGGATCCAGGAGGTCGTCAACCTGGCCCACGACCGGGGCCTGTACGTGCTGATCAACATGCACGGCGACGGCTACAAGTCGGTCGGCGGGGCGTGGCTGATCTGCGACGCGGCCGACCAGACCACGATCAAGGCGAAATACCAGAAGGTCTGGCAGCAGGTGGCGTCGAAGTTCGCGAGCTACAGCGGACGCCTGATCTTCGAGTCGATGAACGAGAACTTCGACGGCCAATACGGCAACCCGACCCAGCCGTGCTACTCGAACATCAACGCGTACAACCAGATCTTCGTGGACACGGTACGGCAGACCGGCGGCAGCAACTCGTCGCGGTGGCTGCTGGTGCCGGGCTGGAACACCAACATCGACCACACCGTGGGCAGCGGGTTCGTACTGCCGACCGACCAGTACCGGTCGTCGTCGATCCCGGCCGCCGACAAGCGGATCATGATCTCGGTGCACTACTACGACCCCTGGGACTTCACCGGTACCGAGAGCGGCGCCATCACCCAGTGGGGCCCGAACGCCACCGACGCGTCGAAGAAGTCGACCTGGGGTCAGCAGGACTTCATGGACGCGCAGCTGAAGAAGATGTACGACAAGTTCGTCGTCAACGGCTACCCGGTGTTCGTCGGTGAGTACGGCTCGATCGACAAGACGTCGGCCGACTCGACGAACAACAGGTACCGGGCCGACTACGCGCGGACCATGGTGGCGACCGCGAAGAAGTACGGCGCGGCCACCGCGTACTGGGACAACGGCTACAACGGCCAGTACGGCTTCGGGCTGTTCGACCGCAGCTCGGCGACGGTGACGCAGCAGAGCATCATCGACGCGATCATGAGTTCCTGA
- a CDS encoding helix-turn-helix domain-containing protein has product MPGDPGPMVRRRQLSALLRQYRLAAGMSVKEVAEQMYEASSKITRIEKGQRLATVRDIVDLCRIYGLPAETRDHLTELAKGSRERQWWQRPDINLPTQTYIGMERAATSIFSYQLAVFPGLLQTPDYADAVLLTWFPDPDKRRELVAARMRRQAILQRPDPPELQVVLDEAVIRRMVGGPQVFHDQLAHVIDQALTGGCDLRIVPFSAGSHQGIKNSFTVLQFGDITSPAGDALLSGIVWLELSDGEKALDEGDDVTFHMSQFAKIRAQALTSEESLTLLRTTAAGV; this is encoded by the coding sequence ATGCCTGGCGATCCGGGACCCATGGTTCGCCGACGGCAACTCAGCGCACTCCTGCGCCAGTACCGCCTCGCGGCCGGCATGTCCGTCAAAGAGGTCGCCGAGCAGATGTACGAGGCCTCCTCGAAGATCACCCGCATCGAGAAGGGGCAACGCCTCGCGACCGTCCGCGACATCGTGGATCTCTGCCGAATCTACGGCTTGCCCGCCGAGACCCGAGACCACCTGACGGAACTCGCCAAAGGCAGCCGAGAACGACAGTGGTGGCAACGCCCGGACATCAACCTCCCCACCCAGACCTACATCGGCATGGAGAGGGCAGCCACATCGATCTTCTCTTACCAACTCGCGGTCTTTCCCGGACTACTGCAGACGCCGGACTACGCCGACGCAGTCCTACTCACCTGGTTCCCCGACCCGGACAAGCGAAGAGAACTCGTCGCCGCCCGGATGAGGCGACAGGCGATCCTCCAACGACCTGACCCACCAGAGCTCCAGGTGGTGCTCGACGAGGCAGTCATCCGACGAATGGTCGGTGGGCCGCAGGTCTTCCACGATCAGTTGGCGCACGTCATAGACCAAGCTCTTACCGGAGGCTGTGACCTCCGGATCGTTCCTTTCAGCGCCGGGTCGCACCAAGGGATCAAGAACAGCTTTACGGTTCTCCAATTCGGCGACATCACCTCTCCTGCTGGTGATGCACTCCTCTCGGGGATCGTCTGGCTCGAGTTGAGCGACGGCGAAAAGGCTCTCGACGAAGGCGACGACGTCACGTTCCATATGTCCCAATTCGCAAAAATCAGGGCACAGGCGCTGACCTCGGAAGAATCCCTCACCCTTCTCCGAACCACGGCCGCAGGCGTCTGA
- a CDS encoding DUF1501 domain-containing protein, which produces MDTITRRRFLIASGVAGAGALAAGATAYTLDDLLATSGDRDDTATTLVLVTLYGGNDGLNTVIPYADPAYAAARPEMTYQPEAILRLDDEFGLNPGLTGLHRLYQDRRLAIVHGVGYPRPNRSHFQSMDIWQTAQPDRPGTTGWLGRWLDTTGRDPRLAISFEPALPPLLAGADSAGATVPGGKLALPGGLTTATLGNLATAEPGVSPALARAAGCFADLMRVQDMMREVEAETADEETDDGDPPAATATGGAAPPLDQQLALVARCIEAGAATRVYSVSLGGFDLHADGRDSQQALLKRLDGPLTAFADRMAGKGVVIAVYSEFGRRVHANASDGTDHGTASHMFLLGDGVHGGRHGEPPSLTDLEDGDLKYTVDFRDVYATLLADVLNSDPERILDGWTGRLTGILG; this is translated from the coding sequence ATGGACACCATCACCCGCCGCCGGTTCCTGATCGCCAGCGGTGTCGCCGGCGCCGGTGCCCTCGCGGCAGGCGCCACCGCGTACACCCTCGACGACCTCCTGGCCACCTCCGGCGACCGTGACGACACCGCGACAACCCTGGTCCTGGTCACCCTCTACGGCGGCAACGACGGACTCAACACCGTCATCCCGTACGCCGATCCGGCGTATGCGGCGGCCCGACCCGAGATGACCTACCAACCCGAGGCGATCCTGCGGCTCGACGACGAGTTCGGGCTCAACCCGGGACTCACCGGGCTGCACCGGCTCTACCAGGACCGGCGGCTCGCGATCGTGCACGGCGTCGGCTATCCACGGCCCAACCGCAGCCACTTCCAGTCGATGGACATCTGGCAGACCGCCCAGCCCGACCGGCCCGGCACCACCGGCTGGCTCGGCCGCTGGCTGGACACCACGGGCCGCGACCCGCGGCTGGCGATCTCGTTCGAACCGGCGCTGCCACCCCTTCTCGCCGGTGCGGACAGCGCCGGGGCGACCGTACCCGGTGGGAAACTCGCTCTCCCCGGCGGACTGACCACCGCGACCCTGGGCAACCTGGCGACCGCCGAACCGGGGGTTTCGCCCGCGCTGGCTCGTGCCGCCGGCTGTTTCGCCGACCTGATGCGGGTCCAGGACATGATGCGCGAGGTCGAGGCGGAGACCGCCGACGAGGAGACCGACGACGGCGACCCGCCCGCGGCGACCGCCACCGGTGGTGCCGCGCCGCCGCTCGATCAGCAGCTCGCCCTGGTCGCCAGATGCATCGAGGCGGGTGCGGCGACCAGGGTGTACTCGGTGTCGCTGGGCGGCTTCGACCTGCACGCCGACGGCCGCGACTCCCAACAGGCCCTGCTGAAGCGGCTCGACGGACCGCTGACCGCGTTCGCCGACCGGATGGCCGGCAAGGGCGTGGTGATCGCGGTGTACTCGGAGTTCGGACGGCGGGTGCACGCCAACGCCTCCGACGGCACCGACCACGGCACGGCGTCACACATGTTCCTGCTCGGCGACGGTGTCCACGGCGGCCGCCACGGCGAACCACCGAGCCTGACCGACCTTGAAGACGGCGACCTGAAATACACCGTCGACTTCCGCGACGTGTACGCCACCCTGCTGGCCGACGTCCTGAACAGCGACCCGGAACGGATCCTCGACGGCTGGACCGGACGGCTGACCGGAATCCTCGGGTAG
- a CDS encoding class I SAM-dependent methyltransferase, protein MTYGPVMAAAYDRGRGLRAGDVVRWMAAAGPFLPSGGGRILDLGAGTGRFSAALARFSGARVVACEPSAAMRARFSGAGMVGGAAEAMPFRAGVFDAVWASQVVHHVRDLPALAAGLGRVLRPGGHLLLRGGFGPPEELPLTRYFPLAWAAGSPALLALERIAVVLAGGGLGMVERVQVEQTFAEDAAELVAKAASRSLSPLAGLPDPVFEQGLSQLRRDAAEGRIRGPIVERLDLVIFQRRRN, encoded by the coding sequence ATGACGTACGGACCGGTGATGGCGGCGGCCTACGACCGGGGGCGGGGGCTTCGTGCCGGTGACGTGGTGAGGTGGATGGCCGCGGCCGGACCGTTCCTGCCGTCCGGTGGGGGCCGGATCCTCGATCTCGGTGCCGGGACCGGCCGGTTCAGTGCCGCTCTGGCGCGGTTCAGTGGTGCCCGGGTGGTGGCGTGTGAGCCGTCGGCGGCGATGCGGGCGCGGTTTTCGGGGGCGGGGATGGTCGGCGGCGCGGCGGAGGCGATGCCGTTTCGGGCCGGGGTGTTCGACGCCGTGTGGGCGTCGCAGGTGGTCCATCATGTCCGGGATCTGCCGGCGTTGGCGGCGGGTCTGGGTCGTGTGCTGCGGCCGGGTGGGCATCTGTTGCTGCGGGGTGGTTTCGGTCCGCCGGAGGAGCTTCCGCTGACCCGGTATTTTCCGCTCGCGTGGGCGGCGGGCAGTCCGGCGCTACTGGCGCTGGAGCGGATCGCCGTCGTGTTGGCCGGCGGGGGTCTCGGGATGGTGGAGCGTGTTCAGGTCGAGCAGACGTTCGCCGAGGACGCCGCCGAACTGGTGGCGAAGGCCGCGTCCCGGTCGTTGAGTCCGCTGGCCGGCCTGCCTGATCCGGTGTTCGAGCAGGGGCTGTCGCAGCTGCGCCGGGACGCCGCCGAGGGCCGGATCCGCGGGCCGATCGTGGAGCGGCTGGATCTGGTGATCTTCCAGCGGCGGCGGAACTGA
- a CDS encoding HAD family hydrolase: protein MDISTVVFDLGGVLCRYQPQLRLRELSRISGRAPEEVHRILYGSGFIAETEAGSWSAAEIAAEIGTRLGHPMDRAALETAWLACFPLDEAVIDLAGRVARRHRTAILTNNDPLLREALLGAHPEWEHLFGDIVFSADIHAVKPSAEAFDRALSIMDVEPSVVLFVDDSEANVAGARNAGLSAVRFRDAAQLAADLAEHGLLSP, encoded by the coding sequence GTGGACATCAGCACCGTGGTCTTCGATCTCGGCGGTGTGCTCTGCCGCTATCAGCCGCAGCTACGGCTTCGAGAACTCTCACGGATCTCCGGCCGGGCGCCCGAGGAAGTCCACCGGATCCTCTACGGCAGCGGCTTCATCGCCGAGACCGAGGCCGGTTCCTGGAGCGCTGCGGAGATCGCCGCCGAGATCGGGACACGACTGGGGCACCCGATGGACCGGGCCGCGTTGGAAACCGCCTGGCTGGCCTGCTTCCCGCTGGACGAGGCGGTCATCGACCTGGCCGGGCGGGTGGCGCGTCGACACCGCACCGCCATTCTCACCAACAACGACCCGCTCCTGCGGGAGGCGCTGCTCGGTGCCCATCCGGAGTGGGAGCACCTTTTCGGTGACATCGTGTTCTCCGCCGACATCCACGCGGTCAAACCGTCGGCGGAGGCCTTCGATCGAGCTCTGTCGATCATGGACGTCGAGCCATCCGTCGTGCTCTTCGTCGACGATTCGGAGGCCAACGTCGCCGGAGCACGGAACGCGGGACTGTCCGCGGTCCGGTTTCGGGACGCCGCGCAGCTGGCCGCCGACCTGGCCGAACACGGGCTGCTCAGCCCGTGA
- a CDS encoding DUF1800 domain-containing protein encodes MTDRRVMAHLLRRLTFGPTSAEVDAAVRAGHDATLDRLLRPAPPPTPPELGPDPMSRLATGADREQRREARRTQNDQVAELTRWWLARMAGPGAAEKLTFFWHGHWATSSRKVRSAQLMLTQQQTLRRYGTGDTGPLVRAMLRDPALILWLDGQKNTRRAPNENLARELMELFTLGLGAYTEDDVKAGARVLTGWQVDRNTGAATLVAKRHDDRPVRLLGRTATWDVDAYADRLVQHDAHLPFLAGRLWARYAAEPGPTPAATARITAAGRDTTALLRAVCRDPEFPATTGRLVKQPVEWLVGALRQLDIDVAGLKVEQQQRLLTTLRQLGQLPLRPPSVGGWPSDREWLTTATTLARLRAAQHLATLAPAADRLTGPDRIDALADLLVVDAWTAGTRAALDAAKDPQRLLALGLGSPEYAVH; translated from the coding sequence ATGACCGACCGCCGGGTGATGGCCCATCTGCTCCGCCGCCTCACGTTCGGGCCGACGTCGGCCGAGGTCGACGCGGCCGTACGCGCCGGCCACGACGCCACCCTCGACCGGCTGCTGCGCCCGGCGCCGCCACCGACGCCACCCGAGCTGGGCCCCGACCCGATGTCGCGACTGGCCACCGGCGCCGACCGCGAACAGCGCCGGGAAGCACGCCGCACACAGAACGACCAGGTCGCGGAGCTGACCCGCTGGTGGCTGGCCCGAATGGCCGGGCCGGGTGCGGCCGAGAAACTCACCTTCTTCTGGCACGGGCACTGGGCGACCAGCTCCCGCAAGGTCCGCTCGGCGCAGCTCATGCTGACCCAACAACAAACCCTGCGGCGGTACGGAACAGGCGACACCGGGCCACTCGTGCGGGCCATGCTGCGCGACCCCGCACTGATCCTCTGGCTCGACGGGCAGAAGAACACCCGCCGCGCCCCCAACGAGAACCTGGCCCGCGAGCTGATGGAACTGTTCACCCTCGGCCTGGGCGCCTACACCGAGGACGACGTCAAAGCCGGCGCCCGGGTCCTCACCGGCTGGCAGGTCGACCGGAACACCGGCGCCGCCACCCTGGTCGCCAAGCGGCACGACGACCGGCCGGTCCGCCTGCTCGGCCGCACCGCGACCTGGGACGTCGACGCGTACGCCGACCGACTCGTCCAGCACGACGCCCACCTGCCGTTCCTGGCCGGACGACTGTGGGCCCGCTACGCCGCCGAACCCGGCCCGACACCCGCCGCGACCGCCCGGATCACCGCCGCCGGCCGCGACACCACCGCACTGCTGCGAGCCGTGTGCCGGGACCCGGAGTTCCCCGCCACCACCGGACGACTGGTCAAACAACCCGTCGAATGGCTGGTCGGCGCGCTACGCCAGCTCGACATCGACGTCGCCGGACTGAAGGTCGAACAGCAGCAGCGCCTGCTCACGACACTGCGGCAACTCGGCCAGCTTCCGCTGCGGCCGCCGTCGGTCGGTGGCTGGCCGTCCGACCGGGAGTGGCTCACCACCGCCACCACCCTGGCCCGCCTCCGCGCCGCCCAGCACCTCGCCACCCTGGCCCCCGCCGCCGACCGGCTCACCGGACCCGACCGGATCGACGCACTGGCCGACCTGCTGGTCGTGGACGCCTGGACCGCGGGCACCCGGGCCGCGCTCGACGCGGCCAAGGACCCGCAGCGGCTACTCGCCCTCGGCCTGGGCAGCCCCGAATACGCCGTGCACTGA